ataatgtttaaattatttgtagTGTAGATAGATttgcaaaattagaaagttcatatttttttttcagaaacaaaaagattattaattttaaaataaaatatttctaatttttgactatttgttttgtttataattaacCAGGACTTCAAAAAGGGCTGCCAATAGAGGACACACgtattttgtttgttgcaCGTATTTGTCAGAATCATACTCCGAATTAATTGCATAAGAGTGAACGGTCAAACACGTTCAATATAACGGTCatatataattcataaaaGTCTGATCGACTTTAGCCTGTTTTGTCGAAATTTAGTTTCCCAAATGAATTCGTTTGTCAAATAAACTATATTTTGTAgtgtagtactatttattttcattgttttaacttcatttgcttttaattttctgaaattttaaCTAGCACCACGAACGTATACTCCATTTAAGAACTCCAAAATTCATTctcttatcttttttttttccagtcGAAAAATATGTAAACTCTTGATTAGACTACGTATATGAACTACTCAATAATTTCGTAGTTGTCTTTTTTGACTATATTAATCATTGAGTCAACTGTATTTTCCCAATCTTGAAAAACCATTCACGTGAATACATTCTCTGAATGGACTTTTGTTCAATACTTGACTATAAATGTTGACCAAGAGTATTGTTTAGCACAAATAATACGACCAACATAAGCAGTCTGgggtaattaaaatattttctttaaacaTTTCATTTATCTTTGAGTCCCGTGaagattttattatatgttatatcatttcggtccgtctcacgataagagtcttatttcacttttacatgAATGGTAAGTAGGCtccatatttcattaacttattacattcacattatattataaaattaatattaatatatatatatatgtgagacttatattccactaacattatttatcctatttttctttatttttttaaaattcctgctataattaaatagaattcTTATTTCGGGACGTCGACCGTCTTTAAGCgtaaatgaatttaatagTAATCAGTACACCTACTATTTATTCcgtaaataataaaaaaaatgaaacaaaatggtGTCGTGTGGAGAACGTGTAGTCGTTTACAAACACAAAATGACATCCGCTACTATCCgccatatttgattttttttttaacatttggactattgtattttatattattgagtatatatatactactactcatATGAATCTTAAATTGgcttattaaataatttaattggattttctCCTTACAAAAGAAGGTATTagctaaataattaatttatttggaagGATTAACAATATGGTTTATCATGCCGTAGGGGGTAGgaacaatattatatttaaccAGTATACACCGAAAATTAAAGCCTAGAACTCGagttgttgattatttttatttgcctcaatgatttttttatatcatgcctagagaaatgaatattatttataagcATTAGTCTCatttaaataacataatatggtatttatttatataatatatttaatttaattatacactTAATTTAATAACGTATAGACCCATCGATATAGCATGGATAGAAAAGAAacataacaataataataacaataataatttaagatGCCGCATTAGACTTCCTTAGTTTAATCACTAAGTCAAAAATTTGTCCGTCTAAAATATGTAGCGTTTTAATTaccgtccacaaaaatattacatttaattaaaactatatcgttaattaacatataaatTTGACTGAACAAGTCCACTGTAGAAATTTCgactattttttaatgtataatctATCAATCGTAGGCTATATCATATTAATTGGGAGTGCCTGTActatatactccttctgtccccGATTAAGATGTTGGGTTACAAATCCATTCCACATCgaactaaggagaaaaattagaaggtgtatataattcatttCCAACCCCAATGACTAAGTAGAGCagttaatatttatatttatttatatttcttaaaattgtgCTGAGTTAAATATGGACGATGTTTAGTCGATAGAGAGAGTAATATCTATTGTCCATTGACTAAGTAGAGCAGTTAATAAGCTCAACAGACATGACATTTTTGTCTTATtcgtttttctctttttttttcgctTTAGATTCTAATTCCACCAATTACTTTGAAAGGACTAAGTGGTCCAgtcatataaaattaaatatgtttagTTCAATATCGCATTCTATTTTTGTCAGATATGGCTGCGAAAGTCGTAAGTGACggcatattttatactcctatattgtTCAATTATTATCGATATATGTTatgtgaaataaaaaacaactctTGCATAATGAAGCCCAAACTGTTCTTTGATATTTCTTGTTGGGTCCGAAAATGGgatcaaatcaagaaaaataagttgtgtacaaaataaattactaatacaTTCTTTTGTAAGGAGGTATTAGCTTAATCGAAAACAATCGCGTGATGTTATTTGCGTTTAATGTTAATTATGCAATACTCCATGATGGAccaaataacaattaaatacggagtagtatttattttgtgggAATATATCCAGGAGAAATTAAACAACGGTCTTTGTACGACGAATTCCAATTTATCACTCTTGCAGCTAGGCTGAACGAATGGGAacaatcaagaaaattaatactccctccgtccttcctagataatttgggacactttgacccgccacggattttaagaaatctaatggaaagtgagttgaacaaattgatgggatgtgagtcctatttttaaaatattagttttataataaaatgtaagtaggaatgagttagtggaatatgaggtccaccaccaaaaatggtaaaagtgaaatgggacaaattatatgggacgactcgaaatggaatactggatcgaattatctgggacggagggagtactagtaattaCCAACATAAgatatgtatatgtatttttgtGCAATATATTCTTTGTCCCTATAAAGATTAAGGGATTGAACTTTAGCTATAGATATGCCTTAAATACTTGGACCCTTGTCTTAACATTCAATGCATCTAAAAATCAGCAAAGATACTAATTATTCAATGAAATCCACTATTGGAATCTCTAGGtgaatcataaataaatatctctAAATTAAAAACAGAATTAGCTAGCTACCAATAAGCTCTGTCAGTAAAAAATTTGATCTACAAATTTATTTCCCAACTGTCAGCCCACTCTGTGGCAGCAATTACAATAGCTCTAACCTTAGAGTTAGTCAAGGGTACATGATCCTTAATAATACCAAATTTATATTctacaaatcaaatcaaactaaaataatattgcagtcAAGATTTTAGGCCATAAGTGGGGCCCATCACAGCTATAAAAACAGGGCACGTTCCCGCTTAACTTCAGACATCCCAATCTCAGCCACCACAGCGCAGttcaaagaagaaaaaatggagTCCCTCCCTTTCCTCGCTGCGCTATTCCTCATCACCGTCGCCACATGGTTCATCTCCTCCCGGCGCCGCAAAAACCTCCCGCCGGGCCCCTTCCCCTACCCGATCGTCGGAAACATGCTCCAGCTCGGCACTCAGCCTCACGAAACATTTGCAAAACTATCAAAGAAATACGGCCCTCTGATGTCGGTCAACCTCGGCAGCCTGTACACCGTGATCGTCTCCTCCCCGGAGATGGCCAAGGAGATCATGCACAAGCACGGCCAGGTGTTCTCCGGCCGCACCATCGCCCAGGCCGTGGAGGCGTGCGGCCACGACAAGATCTCCATGGGGTTCCTCCCCGTGGGGGGCGAGTGGCGCGACATGCGGAAAATCTGCAAGGAGCAGATGTTCTCTCACCAGAGCATGGAAGACAGCCAGGACCTCCGCAAGCTGAAGCTGCAGCAGCTGCTCGACTACGCTCAGAAATGCTCTGATGAAGGCCGCGCCGTTGATATTCGCGAGGCCTCTTTTATCACCACGCTCAACCTCATGTCTGCAACTCTCTTCTCGTTGCAGGCGACTGAGTTTGACTCCAAGGTCACCATGGAGTTCAAGGAGATCATCGAGGGCGTCGCGACCATCGTTGGTGTGCCTAATTTCGCTGACTTCTTCCCCATCCTCCGCCCCTTTGACCCGCAGGGGGTCAAGCGCAGGGCGGATGTCTACTTTGGTAGAATGCTCGCTTTGATCGAGGGCTATCTCAATGAGAGAATCCAATTCAGGAAGAACAACCCGAATGCCCCAAAGAAGGATGACTTTCTGGAGACGATCGTGGATATTCTTGCGGCCAACGATTACAAGCTAAAGACTGACCACCTCACCCATCTCATGctggtacgagttttaatgataGTCTcacaaaaatggcaaaatgagactatttttctaACTGTtctgttttctgttttttttttttgaccaGGACTTGTTCGTTGGAGGATCAGAAACAAGCACGACCGAGCTAGAGTGGATAATGGAGGAGCTAATGTCTCACCCGGACAAGATGGCGAAGGTGAAGGCGGAGCTCAAGAGCGTGATGGGCGACCAAAAGGTGGTGGACGAAAGGCAGATGCCGAATCTCCCATATCTGCAAGCAGTGGTGAAGGAGTCGATGCGCCTCCACCCACCAGGGCCTCTGCTTCTTCCCCGGAAGGCAGAGAGCAACCAAGTGGTGAACGGGTACCTCATCCCGAAGGGGACTCAGGTGCTGATCAACGCGTGGGCCATGGGCCGAGACGAGTCCATCTGGAAGAACCCTAACACATTTGAGCCGGAGCGGTTCTTGGATCAAAAAATTGACTTCAAAGGGCAGGATTACGAGCTGATTCCGTTCGGGTCGGGGAGAAGGGTGTGTCCAGGTATGCCGTTGGCTAACCGGATCCTGCACACGGTGACGGCCACGCTGGTTCACAACTTCGAGTGGAAACTGGAGCGGCCGGACGCGAGTGATGCCGAGCGGCAGGGTGTGTTATTTGGGTTTGCGGTGCGGAGGGCAGTTCCACTCAGGGTCATCCCATTTAAGCAATGATATAATCGCGGGAGATTGAATAAATTGTGTTGGTATTGTATGTTCACAGCCGATaaactctattttattttatgtttactcttgtattttaattaattagcgATGTTACGTGTCATGAATTTCAGTCTTGAGCGAATAACATGTGtaaaattgtttgattgtAAGCAATGATATAATCATGGGCTTACATCTTTATGGTTTACAGTTTCGATTATCGCTATTTCAATTCTATTTATTGTACTCTAatctttattcttcatttggACTATATTACGTCCGATTAATGTATCTTGGTATCACAGTTAAATCAAAGAAATTCAACAAAACTCACACAGGATAGGTAGCGTATCATTTCCAATAGATAATTAAACATTGGACAAAATACGTCGAAATTATATCACATACTAATAAGACcatatttttacataattatatacacTTAGAAAAATAccatataaaatgataaaattgtgGTCCCAAAGTTGCGCGCCACATGATAACTCATCTTTGTGTGCTGCGTTTAATTCTTATAATGGGCTTTAAGAATGGCCTTGTAAGCCTGATTGAACTTTATGGGCCACGTTTGATTCATATAGTGGGCTTTTTAGTGGGCCTGTTAAGCATGAAACATTTCATgggtttatatttatttcacattttcaatgACAACTCATGCATAAATACCTCAACAAAGTCTATTTCTCATAATCCAATCAAAATACTTGCGTTTGATTTATGCAAAAATCAatcttaatataaaaatacagtACCAATCATACAGAGGTCATATTTAAGTTattgttagtttatttttaggttatTATAGTAAggatgacctaaaatgatcttaacataacatcaaatccaaaatttataatataaccTAAAACTGCTTAATAATAACCCTCTggtttttgaataattattcaCCCTCAGATTGATAAATCTCATAGTCtggattttgtattgagataaatttttgtattgattctTGTGTAAACGTAAACAAATACTcattggtaaaaaaaaaaaaaaatgtttattttgattgcacttatttatacaaaataataaacgATTATGTGACAACTATACTTAACAAATGGAAACAAATTATTCACTCGACTGGTTCAAAAAGCACTTTAAATATGTGGGTGTCAATGGTGTCGGCAACATGATATGCTCTGTAATAATAAGTCTTGGCAACTGCCATAAACGTTTTCTTGATATTTCTGTTGATGCCTCCAGACTTCTCAAGCACCAACTTCACCAACATCTGCATGTCTTGTTCAAGTTCCTTATTTTTTATGGCTGCCTTATGCCCATCTCCTCCCATCTCCTACAGCCACACGCTCCACTGTAATTGGAAGAAACTAACTTAGGACTAATGGactataaaatagtactattagggggtgttcggttgccaagactaaatctcatgattaaatatgtatcatgtttggttcataagattgaaccctacaacttaattctagatggatagtctcatgattattagtcatggTAACTGAACGCCACCTTAGTAGTAATTACTCACGGCGCTTTTCAACTGGCGTTTGGTGTGTCGGTTGAAACCCCCGAGGAACTGAGTGAGGGTCGCCACAACCATGCTCGCGGCCCCATCTTCTCTCTCAACGCCATTGATATTTCCGAGCACATTCAAAAGGCTTTGTTTCTCCTCAAACGATCTACTTTCGTTGTTGAAGAAAGAAGTGATCATCTTAGAAATGACTTGGGATTTGGCCCACGCCATTGTCTCGTTGGTCCTCTCGAGCTCGAAGACGCTTGAGGCTGCCATGAAGTAATAAAGGAGAACTTCCTTTTTGCTTATCCCAAATTCTTCGATTCTGCAGCTCTCGTACATCTTGCTCAATCCAATGTTAATGATATCTGAGTTAGTGATtagttaacaaaaaaattatttgtgaaTTAGGGCATACTCTTGCATGTAGATCCATTCGAATTGATGCTGCGCTTGGCATCGATCTCCTGAAATCAGTCTTGGCTAGGTCGTTATACGTGTCGTTGCTGATCTCCAGCATCCTGTATAGTGTCTTTCCGATCCATGCATCGCCGGAGCCGGCGTAGCACTGGATGTAGTACTTGGCCTCAACACGAGGTAGGGTGGCAAGCCATGGCATCTCTAGACCAAACTTTATCTGttgttgaattaaatttattatgaatcCAACGTATGAGTAATGTAGAAAGTTACACTATTCACGTTCTTTTTAGCACTATAGCACTTGCAtaattgaaggaaaaaaaatatttttggaatacataaaaaataccACATGGTGTGCTTTGATTGGACAACAGAGTGTGATGCTCTTAAATGTTGTAAATGCTCAAGAAGAGTCAATGCACATGGCCTAGTGACGGTCTAGGCCTATGTATATcaatttaagtattttaatttttatatcaatttttaaaattattatcatttgagaatttgtaaatttttgttCTTGGATCTTAAATTCTGTAACTATATCCTCTCTCTCCTATAGTACTAATTACCtttgataaaaaattgtagaaaatataaatgatagTGAAAGAGTGATGGATACCTACCTCATCAGGCAAATGCATAGATATAATCCATTTATCCAAAATCTGATTATCagctaatatttttttcaagaaattatAGGCAAATTTGGCTGCATCGTCCAAGATCTCCTCTTCGGGGAACCGGAGTTGAGAAGCTCTGTAGACAGTGGCGGAGCCGCGGCGGGGCCAGGGGGCCCTTGGGCCCCTCACCCATTCGACTTAtacctatatataatatatgtataaaacaaTTAACAGATGAATTTGTAGCTGAGTTGGATTGAGTTTCGGGTGTTGAGGTGCACCATTTCAACTAGTTTGGGTTTGAATCCCATTTGTAgctttttcattatttaacaatataaattactcctatctctttaattccatgaatatataaatatcacataatattatttagaaatcatttaatcatatcatttttaatttaaaaatctagaatagaagaaaattattcattaattccataaatacaTAGATATACTATTagtaaaatcaattttaatagtactctttataataaaaatatgttctttaattttttttttatgatgttGTTACTAACTTactatatttctaaattttattactcatGCTCTAATTCTTTATCTCATTATCCATTTCTCGTACATACTACCACTTATGCAGGAGCTATTTCCACGTCGTTAACACAGAAAACACTCAACAAATTTTAGCAGTAATTTGGGCCCCCCAAGATTAGAAtcctggctccgccactgtaTGTAGAGATTGTATATCGGAGAAGGTGACTCGATCATCTGCCCGCCGTAGCATAAGAATTTGCCATCTTTTTGCTTGAAATTCCTCAGAACATCTGTGtggacaaaaaaatatataattaaatctacttgaatgaaaataagaagattgataattagttgataattaaatatagtacatACTTGGATCAACTTCATATCCATGCATTCTGAGAAGCCTCACTCCCATGGATGTATCGTCAACATCACAAAGTTCAGATTCTCTCCCACTGAAAACCCCCTTATCTGTCCAAAACCTGCAATTCAAATaggttattaatttaatttctgttcaagttttaaaaaaatgttactaattaatttaaattaagttaatGTATTTATACTTGTGGATGTGGCTTAAGCATTCAGCAATCTCCTACTCGAAAAAGTGAGAAATCCCGAAGCGCTGTAGCCGGTCGATCGCCCAGAGCCTTCCGAACACATCGACGGGATAAGTGTGTGGCGCTGCggagtataatttatcaaataattagaactataattagattaattaattaaaatgtatttAATGACCTCCTCCATTGAAAGTGTCTACAGtgtttttgatgaatttgtaGCATTTTTGATCTTTGGTTTGCATGAAAGCAAAGGCGGTGGAGGAGGGAGAAGTAGGATTAAATAATCTTTTAATTGTGAcatcttaatttaaattaatatatgctAATTTCtaataatgattttaattatgattaggTTAACACTTAAACCTTTTCAACGTTTGTTCTCTGGTGTGATAAACCTCGTGCACCGCGGGCGCGTCGTAGGGAAGATCTTCGATACCCATGCCCTTGGCCTTTTGAAGCAGCGCCGGAAACACGACTTCAAAACCACACGTCATGTGCTCCTTATTACCCTCCATGAGCTTATCAACATTTTCTTTGATGTACGTCACTTCTATAATCAAGTAACGCGAAGTCGAAACACAGTTCAtcattaagaaattaaaaaatagctagtataataaagtatatttaatgataaattaaatggGCTCCCTACCTCTTTTGATCTTGTCATCGTGAACATTCCACGATCTCAAGGCTACAACACATGCAATGGTGTTAACGAGGCGATCATAGACACAAAAAAGCTTTTGATCGCCCCCAAGATCCATCCTGGAGTTGGTTCTGCATGATCCACTCCAGGCTGGAGGAAAACTCAGGGGCCTCACATCCCCCCACGTCCTTGATcatcgccacccatgctgtaTCATAGGGCGACACGCTTATGCGCCCGTCTCCTGTCGTCTTCAACAATGTTATGATGTATtcaacaattatataaaatatagtataataataattatttaacaataacaaaattttcaaacatgccaatattttttacatgTATACAGAAATATCTAGAAAAATTTGCATGTGTGAAAATTTATGGATCATtcaccataaatattaaaatctattttgaacataaaatataaattattttaaacaagCTGAGCACCATCCAAGTGCTTGGCAATTGCCGAGTACCTTAAATGTGCTCGgaattataaaaaagtgatataaatatttttatacaatgCCAGAGCACCTTCGACGTGCTTGGAAATTGCCGAGTACCTTACTGGTGCtgcaattatataaaatatagtataaataataattatttaacaataataaaattttcaaacatgCCAATATTCTTTACATGTATACAAAAATATCTAGAAAAGTTTGCATGTGTGAAAATTTATGGATCATtcaccataaatattaaaatctattttgaacataaaatatcaattattttaaacaagCCGAGCACCATCCAAGTGCTTGGTAATTGCCGAGTACCTTTAATGTGCTCGgaattatataaaagtgatataaatatttttatacaatgCCGAGCACCTTCGACGTGCTTGGCAATTGCCGAGTACCTTACAAGTGCTTggcaattatataaaatatagtataaataatactccctccgtcccattaaatatgcaacatttgagaatcggcacgagtttttatgtagtgttgttttgtgagttaatgaagagagaataaagtaaaagagatgaaaaagtagagataaaaatgtttccattttaggaaacgtttcatttttaatgggacagactaaaaaagaaaacgtttcattattaatgggacagagggagtaattatttaacaataataaaattttcaaatattccTAGCACAAGTAAAGTGCTCGGCTTATTCCTAGCACATATAAAGTGCTCGGtaatctataaaataaatcaaacacGTCGGCACACTATATTGCATATGAATTTTATGGTggactatttttttagaatgCCGAGCACAGGTCGGGTGGTCGGGATAATCCAAGCACATATAAAGTGCTTGTtacaatcaataaaaataaaatgaatatctTGCCGAGCACATATTCGGTGGTCGGGATTTTCCAAGCACTTTATATGTGCTCGCtatgtttgaaaaatatatatctacAAACCGCAATATTCTGAACATAAGTGTtgtgtatttgttttttaaaactttacGCATTATAACATTGAATTTTTTGGAATGGCGAGCACATGTCAGGTGGTCGGAATATTCCAAGCATAAGTTTGGTGCTCgctatatttataaaaaaacgcGTATCTTATTGCTGGAATGTTGCAtgaatgtattttatttttgaatgcCGAGCACATTAAGCGTGGTCGGAATTACCGAGCACGTATCAAGCACTCGCTAATACATTTATTATGCGAGCATATTTTGGGTGGTCGGCCATATTCGAGCACGACGCTTCCCTGACTTAAATTGCTAAACCGAGCACGTTGACCGCGCTCGGTATTGCTCGCAAGTTAACTCCCCCGTTCATGATATTGCCGAGCACCTTCAATTGTGCTTGGAATGTTGCCGAGCACAGTTTGAAGTGCTCGCCATTTTCCGAGCACAGTTTGAAGTGCTCGCTAGTGGTGCTCGATAAACACTCTTTTTTTGTGgtgttaaaatattttattcgaCAGTGCCGATAATTAACAGTTCTTAAACTTGCCGGGATGATATTTGAATTGTCATGttgaatatataatcaattacTGCTTTGTAACTACCTGATgtacttataaaataatggCCAAGTGGCTCAATAATTATATGCAGAAGGAATCTTTTTTGGTCAATAGtgtaaaaaatactactacaaatctttaatttttaagtttctAAATAACTTAAAAATTGATCATTTCGTCATTGTGGATTCACTATTAACTATCCATTTACATTTAGCTaacattgaattaaattttaaataagtaaTCAAAATCGTTTTTGTATAAATACGCATACATTGTATGTATAAAAGCAAACTATACCTAGTACCATAACTATAAGAAGACATTTCCCAAATTTTGAATAAGTAATCAAAATCGTTTTTGTataaatacacataaaaatttaaatcgaTATTGTATCAACTGAAGCAGTTAAAAATTCAGAAACTTTGAACTATTTAGTAATTGTAATTGATGAACTTTTAAGTCGATGTTTACCTTGGAATGAGAATCGTtcgatttttctcaatttcctcTTCGTCTTTGTGATCGGTCACTAGATTTGGTGCTGGGCATTGGATTTTGAGGTTTTGTTTGTTGATAGGAAAATGTTGCCCTCCGTTctaactaagttgagtcgtatttctttttgtgacattctttatttcatcatctaTTCTACTCTCTCTctgacttttttttctttcatattttattttactttaatttaatttatttaacacaattttttaatcttcgtACCCAAATGTAttgggaacggagggagtaggaaGTTGCCGCTTTTTGAACTCCGATCTGTGACTTTAGTTGCctatttgtgaattttgagGGCGATCGTGTTGGTTGGACCAGAAGTCGGCGATTTTGTGGATGTAATTGTATGTCGACGAGTGTCTATGGTAGAATCGGGCTTGAAGATGAGGAGTccttccattttattttatttttattttattattatttttatatttttttgtattggaTACGGTGAGGGTATTGGGGAACgtcattttagtttttaataagGATGTTGACCAAGTAAGTGAgttgtactccatattttattcaaaacatATAAGATGATTAATGATTAATCAGTATTATCACATACCTTAATCAGTGTTTATCCAACCcctttgtttatttaattaatcaattggtatttatttatgtttattataaaaaaaatatttttataaattggtcaaatttttattttaataatatcttgattatattacaaatttcattttatatatatgtgatatTACTGTAAGTTTATGTTGCCCTATAATTATTGATGGTTATTTGTAGTGatcttaaattcttaatattatcttaattataaattaatatttatttttgtattgtaGGTGatgtataatataatgttgtgtataaagaattttttaaaaatttatgaccTATATCATTTATAGTGTGGACTGAGAGAAGTACCaatgatttttgttgttgtttataatgttatgaatatatattttaattaattta
The genomic region above belongs to Salvia hispanica cultivar TCC Black 2014 chromosome 3, UniMelb_Shisp_WGS_1.0, whole genome shotgun sequence and contains:
- the LOC125212708 gene encoding ferruginol synthase → MESLPFLAALFLITVATWFISSRRRKNLPPGPFPYPIVGNMLQLGTQPHETFAKLSKKYGPLMSVNLGSLYTVIVSSPEMAKEIMHKHGQVFSGRTIAQAVEACGHDKISMGFLPVGGEWRDMRKICKEQMFSHQSMEDSQDLRKLKLQQLLDYAQKCSDEGRAVDIREASFITTLNLMSATLFSLQATEFDSKVTMEFKEIIEGVATIVGVPNFADFFPILRPFDPQGVKRRADVYFGRMLALIEGYLNERIQFRKNNPNAPKKDDFLETIVDILAANDYKLKTDHLTHLMLDLFVGGSETSTTELEWIMEELMSHPDKMAKVKAELKSVMGDQKVVDERQMPNLPYLQAVVKESMRLHPPGPLLLPRKAESNQVVNGYLIPKGTQVLINAWAMGRDESIWKNPNTFEPERFLDQKIDFKGQDYELIPFGSGRRVCPGMPLANRILHTVTATLVHNFEWKLERPDASDAERQGVLFGFAVRRAVPLRVIPFKQ